In a single window of the Rhinolophus ferrumequinum isolate MPI-CBG mRhiFer1 chromosome 21, mRhiFer1_v1.p, whole genome shotgun sequence genome:
- the TLCD2 gene encoding TLC domain-containing protein 2 — protein MAPSGLLVTGASFAAFRGMHWGLQLLPTPRSAAQDRWKWRNTCVSLVHSLLTGTGALLGLSLYPQMAADPIHGHPPWALVLVAISVGYFLADGADMLWNQTLGQAWELLCHHLVVVSCLSTAILSSHYVGFSVVSLLLELNSVCLHLRELLLLSRQVPSLAFTVASWSTLATLALFRLVPLGWMSLWLIRQHHQVPPALVVLGGTGLVTVGTMSVILGVRILVSDVLQSQPHSPIPGHKETRNTRTCCDGEPVLRDDPTLSLKD, from the exons ATGGCGCCCTCCGGGCTCCTCGTGACTGGAGCCTCCTTCGCCGCCTTCCGGGGGATGCACTGGGGGCTGCAGCTGCTGCCCACGCCAAGATCCGCTGCTCAGGACCGTTGGAAGTGGCGGAACACTTGTGTCTCCCTGGTGCACAGTCTGCTCACAGGAACCGGGGCGCTGCTCGG GCTGTCGCTGTACCCTCAGATGGCTGCCGACCCCATTCATGGCCACCCGCCCTGGGCCCTGGTGCTGGTGGCTATATCTGTGG GTTATTTCCTGGCTGATGGAGCTGACATGCTGTGGAACCAGACCTTGGGCCAGGCCTGGGAACTTCTCTGTCACCATTTGGTG GTAGTGAGCTGCCTCAGTACTGCCATTCTGTCCAGCCACTATGTGGGCTTCTCTGTGGTGTCTCTGCTCCTGGAGCTGAACTCCGTCTGCCTGCACCTAAGAGAGTTGCTGCTGCTGTCTCGACAGGTCCCATCCTTGGCCTTCACTGTAGCCAGCTGGTCCACCCTGGCCACCCTGGCCCTCTTCCGCCTGGTGCCACTGGGGTGGATGAGTCTGTGGTTGATCCGGCAGCACCACCAGGTGCCTCCGGCTCTGGTTGTTCTCGGGGGAACTGGGCTGGTCACTGTGGGTACCATGAGCGTCATACTGGGGGTCCGTATTTTGGTTAGTGATGTCCTGCAGTCTCAGCCCCACTCACCTATCCCTGGTCACAAGGAAACTAGGAATACCAGGACATGTTGTGATGGTGAGCCTGTCCTTAGGGATGATCCCACTCTCAGCTTGAAAGACTAG